One segment of Pseudophryne corroboree isolate aPseCor3 chromosome 10, aPseCor3.hap2, whole genome shotgun sequence DNA contains the following:
- the LOC134966863 gene encoding LOW QUALITY PROTEIN: uncharacterized protein LOC134966863 (The sequence of the model RefSeq protein was modified relative to this genomic sequence to represent the inferred CDS: deleted 1 base in 1 codon) — protein LSSSPSQSSLLLSQPQPVLSPPPSAPTSPLSSSPTQSSLLLSEPVSSPRQSSLPVPSSPSQSPLLLSQPLSSSPTQSSLLLSEPVPSPRQSSLPVPSSPSPLSSSPSQSPLPALQPVPSPPTPSQSSLLLSQPHPVPSPTQSSLLLSQPVLSPPLPAILSPPL, from the exons ctctcctcctctcccagccagtcctctctcctcctctcccagccccagccagtcctctctcctcctccttcagcCCCAACcagtcccctctcctcctctcccacccagtcctctctcctcctctctgagCCAGTCTCCTCTCCCAGACAGTCCTCTCTCCCagtcccctcctctcccagtcagtcccctctcctcctctcccag cccctctcctcctctcccacccagtcctctctcctcctctccgaGCCAGTCCCCTCTCCCAGACAGTCCTCTCTCCCagtcccctcctctcccagtcccctctcctcctctcccagcCAGTCCCCTCTCCCGGCCCTACAGCCAGTCCCCTCTCCTCCCACTCCCAGCCagtcctctctcctcctctcccagccCCATCCAGTCCCATCTCCCACCCagtcctctctcctcctctcccagccagtcctctctcctcctctcccagcca tcctctctcctcctctctga